The nucleotide sequence TTCACCTTCACGCCGCGGCCGCGGTGGGCGTTCTCCTTCGAGCAGCGCGAGGGAACGGTCGTCGCGGTCTACACCGGGGAGAGCCAGCGCGACGCCGACTCGTTCCGGCTGCTCGTTGACGGCGAGCCGGCCGACACGCAGCCGGCGGACGTCCACGACACGCTCGAGCGCGGTGACGAGGTCGAACTCGGCTCGCTCGGCGCCGGTACCGAAGTCACCGCCGAGTGGGTCGTGCCCGACGAGCCACGCGAGGTGCACAGCCACGTCGTCGCCCCCGACGCCGAGTTCGAATTCGAGCTGAGCGGCGACGGGGAGACGGTGACCGTCGAACACGACGGCGGGAGCGCGGTCGACGCCGACGACCTGTCGGTCGCGGTCCACGGCGCTCGCGGGAGCCACCTCGAAGAAGCCTGGGGTCAGTCGGGGACCGAGGTGACCGAGGGCGACACGACCACCGTCGACCTCCCCGACGGAGCCGGCGACGGCCCGCTCCACGTCGTCGTGGTCTTCGACGGGCAGGAGATGCTGGACCACGGGGAGTTCGACCTGTCCGACGGCGCGGACTGACGGGACGGGTCGGCGCTTACTCGCCCACCTGGTCCCGGAGCGAGACTTTGTCGATCTTCTGGGTCGCCGTCCGCGGGAACTCCGACACGAACTCGATACGGCGGGGCCGTTTGTACCCCGCAAGACCGGCGTTTACCTCCCACCACTCAGTGACGTCCTCCTCCGTGAGGTCCGGGTCGGCGGGCACGATAGCCGCTGTGACGGCCTCGCCCCACCGCTCATGGTCCGTTCCGAACACGGCAACGGCTTCGATCCCGGGATGGGCCTGGAGCGCGTTCTCGACTTCGCTGGGGGCGACGTTCTCCCCCCCGGAGATGACCATGTCGTCGACCCGGTCGACGTAGTACAACAGCCCGTCCTCGTCGGCACGGACGACGTCGTCGGTGTGCAGCCAGCCGTCGGTGAAGTAGTCCGGATTCAGCGACTCGTCCCAGTAGCCGGGCGTGATAATGTCTCCCCGGAGGAGCAGTTCACCTTCCTCGCCCGGCGGGACGTCGGTGAGGTCGTCGGCAGTGACGTCGACGACCCGGTGCTCGACGGCCTGAACCGGGCGACCGAGCAAGCCCGGCCGGCGCTCGGTGTCGGTGTCGAACGTGACACTCAGCCCCGTGTTCTCGGTCTGCCCGTAGTAGTTGCGCAGCGCGCCGACATCGAAGACCGACTGGAACGAGTCGAGCGTCTCCTCGGTTGCTGGCGACCCACCGTAGACGACCTGCTCGAGCGAGGACGTATCCCGTTCCCGGGCGGCTTCGGTGTTGAGCACATCGAGCATCATCGTGGGAATGAGTCCGGAGAAGGTCGCTCCGTGTGTCTCGGCCAGTTCCGCCCACTGAGCGGCGTCCCAGGCCGGTTGGACGACCACAGTCGCCCCTTCGAGGAGGGCCGGCAACGCCCCGCCGTAGAGTCCCCCGACGTGAAAGAGCGGGACCGCGACCAGCGAGACGTCCGACGGCGAGAGGTCGAAGTGAGTGACGTTGACGTCGAGCTGGGCCCCGACGTTTCGGTGCGTCTGGATGACACCTTTCGGCCGCCCCGTCGTTCCGGAGGTATACATCACGACGGCGGCCTCGTCATCGAGACGGCGAACCGGCTCGGGCGCTGTGTCTGGCTCTGGTAATTTCCCTGCGTCGAAGGCACCCTTGCTGTCGACCTCGACGACACTGTCCTCGTCCAGTCCATCGATGCGGTCTTCGAGTGCGCGGATGTTCTCGCCGAACGCATCCGACCCGACCAGCGCCGTCGGGTCGAGATCCGAGAGCGTATACTCGAGTTCATCGAGGCCGAACCGCGTGTTGATCGGACTCGCTATTGCGCCCGTCTGCCAGACGCCGAGCATCGCCGGAAGGTAGGCGGGAGTGTCCGGGAGATAGACCGCGACCCGGTCCCCGACGCCGAATCCCTGGGCGTCGACCCAGGCTGCGACCCGTCGAGTCTGAGCGGCGAGTTCCTCGTAACTGGTCGTGGTACCGTCGGCGCTGACGATGGCAGTGTCGGTCCCGCGCTCGGCCAGCCGGTGTTCGAATCTGACAGCGACATTCATGCATCAATGTGGTACCATACACCACATCAAAGTTCGTGCCGACGTGGACGGATGGCGACCGACCCGATTCAGCGGTAGACTGAAGCGACCGGTCTGTGACAGACTGGCGCATGAGCGGGACAGTCAGCTACGAGACCAGCGGACGGAAAGCGACAATCACGCTCGACCGGCCGAAGCGGTACAACGCCATCGACGACGACATGCCCGGCGAACTCCGGGCCGCCGTCGAACGGGCGGACGAAGACGAGGACATCCATGTGACCGTGCTGACCGGCGCGGGCGAGGCATTCTGTTCGGGGTACGACCTCAAACACTACGCCGAGGACCCCCGACCGACGATGGGGAGCCAGGAGATGCCGTGGGACCCCATGCAGGACTACCGGATGATGAAGTCGAACACGGAGGATTTCATGAGCCTGTGGCGCAGCTACACCCCGGTCATCTGCAAGGTCAACGGCCCCGCTGTCGCTGGCGGGAGCGATATCGCCCTGTGTGCGGACCTGATAATCATGGACGAAGACGCCCGGATCGGTTACCCGCCGGCGCGGGTCTGGGGCTGCCCGACGACGATGATGTGGGTCTACCGGCTCGGGCCCGCCGGTGCCAAGCGCATGCTGTTCACGGGTGACCTCGTCGAGGGTGACGAGGCGGCTGACATGGGGCTGGTCTGGGAGGCAGTCCCCGGCGACGAACTCGACGACCGGGTCGACGAACTCGCCCATCGGATCGCGGGCATCCCGCAGAACCAGCTCATGATGCAGAAACTGGCCATCAACCAGGCCTACGAGAATATGGGCCGTGAGACGACACAGATGTTCGCG is from Salinirussus salinus and encodes:
- a CDS encoding class I adenylate-forming enzyme family protein; translated protein: MNVAVRFEHRLAERGTDTAIVSADGTTTSYEELAAQTRRVAAWVDAQGFGVGDRVAVYLPDTPAYLPAMLGVWQTGAIASPINTRFGLDELEYTLSDLDPTALVGSDAFGENIRALEDRIDGLDEDSVVEVDSKGAFDAGKLPEPDTAPEPVRRLDDEAAVVMYTSGTTGRPKGVIQTHRNVGAQLDVNVTHFDLSPSDVSLVAVPLFHVGGLYGGALPALLEGATVVVQPAWDAAQWAELAETHGATFSGLIPTMMLDVLNTEAARERDTSSLEQVVYGGSPATEETLDSFQSVFDVGALRNYYGQTENTGLSVTFDTDTERRPGLLGRPVQAVEHRVVDVTADDLTDVPPGEEGELLLRGDIITPGYWDESLNPDYFTDGWLHTDDVVRADEDGLLYYVDRVDDMVISGGENVAPSEVENALQAHPGIEAVAVFGTDHERWGEAVTAAIVPADPDLTEEDVTEWWEVNAGLAGYKRPRRIEFVSEFPRTATQKIDKVSLRDQVGE
- a CDS encoding crotonase/enoyl-CoA hydratase family protein, encoding MSGTVSYETSGRKATITLDRPKRYNAIDDDMPGELRAAVERADEDEDIHVTVLTGAGEAFCSGYDLKHYAEDPRPTMGSQEMPWDPMQDYRMMKSNTEDFMSLWRSYTPVICKVNGPAVAGGSDIALCADLIIMDEDARIGYPPARVWGCPTTMMWVYRLGPAGAKRMLFTGDLVEGDEAADMGLVWEAVPGDELDDRVDELAHRIAGIPQNQLMMQKLAINQAYENMGRETTQMFATIFDGMTRHTPEGVAFKERCEEVGFQQAVAERDQGELFE